A region from the Lysobacter sp. BMK333-48F3 genome encodes:
- a CDS encoding XVIPCD domain-containing protein, translating to MSDPNNPTRERGLLYGFMDRLGMLRHPAPSPQYQPTLERPSERVAVELMMDGYEAGSDKKIDGWKRLDRDELQQRGVDADRLQDASTGLDVTVYAKGDSLAANFCGTKPTSFKDWLTNFKQHIGLDSPQHDQSVEVAKHLKTVCGPNLVCLLGHSKGGGQAMLASTVTGVPAIVANSASLHENTLAKHGVDIGAVDKPALPIKTLSIEGEVLANLQSASPFKTHQDLGVNRTFPQALIERGSAEQIFCKYYDQGMSMDEDMTKLVYDNTRSLKFHFASSMKQAQDMDARLDERSGSMVQQALKGGLKQVDDIVESRDRRSLFLVQGDPNNVSHKRVQIDGGLDGLNTQLLLDKLRQHDGFAQSLSATTQTQGQQQAPTLPTQKPGSL from the coding sequence ATGTCGGACCCGAACAATCCCACCCGCGAGCGCGGCCTGCTGTACGGCTTCATGGACCGCCTCGGCATGTTGCGCCATCCTGCGCCCTCGCCGCAGTACCAGCCTACGTTGGAACGGCCCAGCGAGCGCGTCGCGGTCGAATTGATGATGGACGGCTACGAGGCCGGCAGCGACAAGAAGATCGACGGTTGGAAACGGCTCGATCGCGACGAGTTGCAGCAGCGCGGGGTCGACGCCGATCGCCTGCAGGACGCGTCGACCGGCCTGGACGTCACCGTCTACGCCAAAGGCGACAGCCTCGCGGCCAATTTCTGCGGCACCAAGCCGACCTCGTTCAAGGACTGGCTGACCAATTTCAAGCAGCACATCGGCCTGGATAGCCCGCAGCACGATCAGTCGGTGGAAGTCGCCAAGCACCTCAAAACGGTGTGCGGCCCGAATCTGGTCTGCCTGCTCGGCCACTCCAAGGGCGGCGGCCAAGCCATGCTCGCCTCGACCGTGACCGGCGTACCCGCGATCGTGGCCAACTCGGCCTCGCTGCACGAGAACACGCTGGCCAAACACGGCGTCGACATCGGTGCGGTCGACAAGCCGGCGCTGCCGATCAAGACCCTCAGCATCGAAGGCGAAGTGCTGGCGAACCTGCAGAGCGCGAGCCCGTTCAAGACCCATCAGGACCTCGGGGTCAACCGGACGTTTCCGCAGGCCCTGATCGAACGCGGCAGCGCCGAGCAGATTTTCTGCAAGTACTACGACCAGGGCATGTCGATGGACGAGGATATGACCAAGCTCGTCTACGACAATACGCGTTCGCTCAAGTTCCACTTCGCCAGCTCGATGAAGCAGGCCCAGGACATGGACGCGCGCCTGGACGAGCGTTCCGGCTCGATGGTCCAGCAGGCCTTGAAGGGCGGGCTCAAGCAGGTCGACGACATCGTCGAAAGCCGCGATCGCCGCAGCCTGTTCCTGGTCCAGGGCGATCCGAACAACGTCTCGCACAAGCGGGTGCAGATCGACGGCGGGCTGGACGGCCTGAATACCCAGTTGCTGCTCGACAAGCTGCGTCAGCACGACGGTTTCGCGCAATCGCTGTCGGCGACGACCCAGACCCAGGGCCAGCAGCAGGCGCCGACCCTGCCGACGCAAAAGCCGGGTTCGCTGTGA
- a CDS encoding M35 family metallo-endopeptidase, protein MKISLMSAVAGSVVLAGAIASVTAAPKYEKANPLRIGLMAVADSSGRFDGLVEVTVTNTSRHTVRVPKWQLPSALAESKLFNVSRDGVAVDYLGPMIKRGLPQAEDFAILRAGQTLRSTIDLSQAYDFSQRGQYVVNLDSPLQYASLSDGSLLRQDNGLPLVARSVPLSLWSAGKGGDVTAQGKPGGGGTVVGGVTYKSCNATQIGTIGNAVTAARGYSENAKGYLAAGTVGPRYTTWFGAYTSARYGTASQHFVAIDQAMDQSNGQITVNCGCNQRYYAYVYPNQPYEIFVCKTFWTAPLTGTDSKAGTLIHEMSHFNAVAGTDDHVYGQAGAKNLAISNPANALDNADNHEYFAENTPAQN, encoded by the coding sequence ATGAAAATCAGTCTCATGTCCGCGGTCGCGGGCAGCGTGGTGCTGGCCGGCGCGATCGCCTCGGTGACCGCGGCGCCGAAGTACGAAAAAGCCAATCCCTTGCGCATCGGCCTGATGGCCGTCGCCGATTCGTCCGGCCGCTTCGACGGCCTGGTCGAAGTGACCGTGACCAACACCAGCCGCCACACCGTGCGCGTGCCGAAGTGGCAGCTGCCCTCCGCCCTGGCCGAGTCCAAGCTGTTCAACGTCAGCCGCGACGGCGTCGCGGTCGACTACCTCGGCCCGATGATCAAGCGCGGCCTGCCCCAGGCCGAGGATTTCGCGATCCTGCGCGCCGGCCAGACCCTGCGCAGCACGATCGACCTGTCGCAGGCCTACGACTTCTCCCAGCGCGGCCAGTACGTGGTCAACCTGGACTCGCCCCTGCAGTACGCCTCGCTGTCCGACGGCAGCCTGCTGCGCCAGGACAACGGTCTGCCGCTGGTCGCGCGCAGCGTGCCGCTGAGCCTGTGGAGCGCCGGCAAGGGCGGCGACGTCACCGCCCAGGGCAAGCCCGGCGGCGGCGGCACGGTGGTCGGCGGGGTGACCTACAAGAGCTGCAACGCGACCCAGATCGGCACCATCGGCAACGCGGTGACCGCCGCGCGCGGCTATTCCGAGAACGCCAAGGGCTACCTGGCCGCCGGCACCGTCGGCCCGCGCTACACCACCTGGTTCGGCGCCTACACCTCGGCGCGCTACGGCACCGCCAGCCAGCACTTCGTCGCGATCGACCAGGCCATGGACCAGAGCAACGGCCAGATCACCGTCAACTGCGGCTGCAACCAGCGTTACTACGCCTACGTGTATCCGAACCAGCCGTACGAGATCTTCGTCTGCAAGACCTTCTGGACCGCGCCGCTGACCGGCACCGACTCCAAGGCCGGCACCCTGATCCACGAGATGAGCCACTTCAACGCCGTCGCCGGCACCGACGACCACGTCTACGGCCAGGCCGGCGCCAAGAATCTGGCGATCAGCAACCCGGCCAATGCGCTCGACAACGCCGACAACCACGAGTACTTCGCCGAGAACACCCCGGCGCAGAACTGA
- a CDS encoding S8 family serine peptidase, translating into MTSSFRIALLCGAVLTALGASSAAIAGGRPDLVLAGLKAGQAHRAGEVLVKFRDGSSASQQGAARQAFGLDKLKTLRGGNARNGELALWRVAPGRDLAATVYELSKNPSVEYAEPNWEYQHQATSNDTYYTNGSLWGMYGSGTSPANAYGSQAAQAWAGGHTDCSNVVIGIIDEGYMYSHPDLAANAWTNPYDPADGVDNDGNGYVDDVHGWDFEGGNNEVFDGAGDDHGTHVAGTIAGAGGNGQGVAGVCWSGVKLISGKFLGRRGGSTADAITAIDYFNDLKSRHGLNIVATNNSWGGGGFSQALQDAIGRANTAGILFVVAAGNSGVNCDTSDCYPAEYPNPNVLAVTALRSNGTQIYSYGATTIDIGAPGYGIWSTVPVSSKGKVIPGYASYNGTSMATPHVTGAVALYASSHPGASAADIKSAVMSAAIATPSLSGKTVSGGRLNASGF; encoded by the coding sequence ATGACGTCCTCGTTTCGTATCGCCTTGTTGTGCGGCGCGGTGCTGACCGCGCTGGGCGCTTCCTCGGCCGCAATCGCCGGCGGCCGGCCGGATCTGGTGCTGGCGGGGCTCAAGGCCGGGCAAGCGCATCGCGCCGGCGAAGTGCTGGTCAAGTTCCGCGACGGCAGCAGCGCGAGCCAACAGGGCGCCGCGCGCCAGGCTTTCGGCCTGGACAAGCTCAAGACCCTGCGCGGCGGCAATGCGCGCAACGGCGAACTGGCGCTGTGGCGAGTGGCGCCCGGGCGCGATCTGGCCGCGACCGTGTACGAACTGAGCAAGAACCCGAGCGTGGAATACGCCGAGCCGAACTGGGAGTACCAGCACCAGGCGACCTCGAACGACACCTACTACACCAACGGCTCGCTGTGGGGCATGTACGGTTCGGGCACCAGCCCGGCCAACGCCTACGGCTCGCAGGCCGCGCAGGCCTGGGCCGGCGGCCATACCGATTGCAGCAACGTGGTGATCGGCATCATCGACGAAGGCTACATGTACTCGCATCCGGACCTGGCGGCGAACGCCTGGACCAATCCCTACGACCCGGCCGACGGCGTCGACAACGACGGCAACGGCTATGTCGACGACGTCCACGGCTGGGACTTCGAAGGCGGCAACAACGAAGTCTTCGACGGCGCGGGCGACGACCACGGCACCCACGTCGCCGGCACCATCGCCGGCGCCGGCGGCAACGGCCAGGGCGTGGCCGGCGTGTGCTGGAGCGGGGTCAAGCTGATCAGCGGCAAGTTCCTCGGCCGCCGCGGCGGCAGCACCGCCGACGCGATCACCGCGATCGACTACTTCAACGACCTCAAGAGCCGCCACGGCCTCAACATCGTCGCCACCAACAACTCCTGGGGCGGCGGCGGCTTCTCGCAGGCGCTGCAGGACGCGATCGGCCGGGCCAACACCGCCGGCATCCTGTTCGTGGTCGCGGCCGGCAACTCCGGGGTCAATTGCGACACCTCGGACTGCTACCCGGCCGAGTACCCGAACCCGAACGTGCTGGCGGTGACCGCGCTGCGTTCCAACGGCACCCAGATCTACAGCTACGGCGCCACCACCATCGACATCGGCGCGCCGGGCTACGGCATCTGGTCGACCGTGCCGGTCTCGTCCAAGGGCAAGGTGATTCCGGGCTACGCCAGCTACAACGGCACCTCGATGGCGACCCCGCACGTGACCGGCGCGGTGGCGCTGTACGCCTCCTCGCATCCGGGCGCGAGCGCGGCCGACATCAAGAGCGCGGTGATGAGCGCGGCGATCGCCACGCCGTCGCTGAGCGGCAAGACCGTCAGCGGCGGCCGGCTCAACGCCAGCGGCTTCTGA
- the chrA gene encoding chromate efflux transporter: MLEVFRVFLRLGLTSFGGPIAHLGYFREEFVRRRGWLDEAGFAQLLAICQFLPGPASSQLGFAIGLLRAGWRGALAAFVGFTLPSALLMFALAASAPHWIAHPTGTALVHGLKLVAVAVVAHGVWGMARSLTPDWRRRLIALASALAIALIGGAWVQLLAVAAGGAAGLAWCRAPVAESTPAAPTFAPGYGRGVALLCLTLFALGLGAALLWSGGPASLAGLAAACYRAGALVFGGGHVVLPLLEQRLVASGWLDLDRFLLGYGAAQAMPGPMFSLAAYLGAALPLATPAPWRALAALLALFLPGLLLVAAALPLWSAWMRRAWAARAVAGINAAVVGLLAAALYDPIVREGIGDVRDLAIVAVGIALLARTRLPALAAIAWCVLAALASAWLWPRA; encoded by the coding sequence ATGCTTGAGGTGTTCCGGGTGTTTCTGCGCCTGGGCCTGACCTCGTTCGGCGGCCCGATCGCCCACCTGGGGTATTTCCGCGAAGAGTTCGTGCGCCGGCGCGGCTGGCTGGACGAGGCCGGTTTTGCCCAGTTGCTGGCGATCTGCCAGTTCCTGCCCGGCCCGGCCAGCAGCCAGCTCGGCTTCGCCATCGGCCTGCTGCGCGCCGGCTGGCGCGGCGCGCTGGCCGCCTTCGTCGGCTTCACCCTGCCCTCGGCGCTGCTCATGTTCGCGCTGGCGGCGTCGGCGCCGCACTGGATCGCCCACCCCACCGGCACCGCCCTGGTGCACGGATTGAAGCTGGTCGCGGTGGCGGTGGTCGCGCACGGCGTCTGGGGCATGGCGCGCAGCCTGACCCCGGACTGGCGCCGGCGCCTGATCGCCCTGGCCAGCGCGCTGGCGATCGCGCTGATCGGCGGGGCTTGGGTGCAGTTGCTCGCCGTCGCCGCCGGCGGCGCGGCCGGGCTGGCCTGGTGCCGGGCGCCCGTCGCCGAATCGACGCCGGCCGCGCCGACGTTCGCGCCGGGCTATGGCCGCGGCGTCGCCCTGCTGTGCCTGACGCTGTTCGCCTTGGGCCTGGGCGCGGCCTTGCTGTGGTCCGGCGGGCCGGCATCGCTGGCGGGACTGGCTGCCGCCTGCTATCGCGCCGGCGCGCTGGTGTTCGGCGGCGGCCACGTGGTGCTGCCCTTGCTGGAACAACGTCTGGTCGCCAGCGGCTGGCTCGACCTGGACCGTTTCCTGCTCGGCTACGGCGCGGCGCAGGCGATGCCGGGGCCGATGTTCTCGCTCGCCGCCTACCTCGGCGCGGCCTTGCCGCTGGCGACGCCGGCGCCGTGGCGCGCCCTGGCCGCACTGCTGGCGCTGTTCCTGCCCGGCCTGCTGCTGGTCGCCGCGGCGCTGCCGTTGTGGTCGGCGTGGATGCGCCGCGCCTGGGCCGCGCGCGCGGTGGCCGGGATCAACGCGGCGGTGGTCGGCCTGCTCGCCGCGGCCCTGTACGACCCGATCGTCCGCGAGGGCATCGGCGACGTCCGCGACCTGGCCATCGTCGCGGTCGGCATCGCCTTGCTGGCGCGGACGCGGCTGCCGGCGCTGGCGGCGATCGCCTGGTGCGTGCTGGCCGCGCTGGCGTCGGCCTGGCTATGGCCGCGGGCTTGA
- a CDS encoding methyl-accepting chemotaxis protein, producing the protein MNNISIRQRIVLGFAIIVAAMLVMGGIAFVRLQHIQDEEDLLRNDSIPGLYAAGQMEAAWHSYYTAVHGLAALPAAELPAAQARLEERRAAYEATAKHYEGSIVQAEDRAAFQTLSGLTAPLFAQQAELLRQAGSGDTAALQKTLRERIDPIFDKAETAIGRLIEYNNDRAVTSGKRIDDAVQSARYGMSIAFSVALLVAVLAGFYLLKAITEPLQRLAGAAEVFAKGDFSQRLNFRRNDEFGTLAHGYNKMSGELSGLVGQVQTSGIQVNSSINEITATLREQQATAAQIAATTTEIGATSREIAATSKELARTMDSVATSAEQTATLAGNGQDGLAQMEETMRRMIEATAAISGKLAVLAEKANNIGQVVTTITKVADQTNLLSLNAAIEAEKAGEYGRGFSVVAVEIRRLADQTAMATLDIEQMVREIQSAVSAGVMGMDKFSEEVRRGTGDVQRVGEQLTQVIDHVQTMVPRFDAANEGVQAQAAGAEQINLALSQLSEAAQQTVDALRQSNQAIDELHQVSASLRDGISKFKLLA; encoded by the coding sequence ATGAATAACATTTCGATTCGCCAACGCATCGTGCTCGGCTTCGCCATCATCGTCGCCGCGATGTTGGTGATGGGGGGCATCGCCTTCGTCCGCCTGCAGCACATCCAGGACGAAGAGGACCTGCTGCGCAACGACTCCATTCCCGGGCTGTACGCCGCCGGGCAGATGGAGGCGGCCTGGCATTCGTACTACACCGCCGTGCATGGCCTGGCCGCGCTGCCGGCGGCCGAACTGCCCGCCGCCCAGGCCCGGCTGGAAGAACGCCGCGCCGCCTACGAGGCCACGGCCAAGCACTACGAGGGCAGCATCGTCCAGGCCGAAGACCGCGCCGCGTTCCAGACCCTGTCCGGCCTGACCGCGCCGCTGTTCGCCCAGCAGGCCGAACTGCTGCGCCAGGCCGGCAGCGGCGACACCGCCGCCCTGCAAAAGACCCTGCGCGAACGCATCGACCCGATCTTCGACAAGGCCGAGACGGCGATCGGGCGGCTGATCGAATACAACAACGACCGCGCAGTGACCTCCGGCAAGCGCATCGACGACGCAGTGCAGTCGGCCCGCTACGGCATGAGCATCGCCTTCTCCGTCGCCCTGCTGGTCGCGGTGCTGGCCGGGTTCTACCTGCTCAAGGCGATCACCGAGCCGCTGCAGCGCCTGGCCGGCGCGGCCGAGGTGTTCGCCAAGGGCGATTTCAGCCAACGCCTGAATTTCCGCCGCAACGACGAGTTCGGCACCCTCGCCCACGGCTACAACAAGATGAGCGGCGAGCTGTCGGGCCTGGTCGGCCAGGTCCAGACCTCGGGCATCCAGGTCAATTCCTCGATCAACGAGATCACCGCGACCCTGCGCGAACAGCAGGCCACCGCGGCGCAGATCGCCGCCACCACCACCGAGATCGGAGCGACCTCGCGCGAGATCGCCGCGACCTCGAAGGAACTGGCGCGGACCATGGACTCGGTCGCGACCAGCGCCGAACAGACCGCGACCCTGGCCGGCAACGGCCAGGACGGCCTGGCGCAGATGGAGGAGACCATGCGCCGGATGATCGAGGCGACCGCGGCGATCAGCGGCAAGCTGGCGGTGCTGGCCGAAAAAGCCAACAACATCGGCCAGGTGGTCACCACCATCACCAAGGTCGCCGACCAGACCAACCTGCTCTCGCTCAACGCCGCGATCGAGGCCGAGAAGGCCGGCGAATACGGCCGCGGCTTCTCGGTGGTGGCGGTGGAAATCCGCCGCCTCGCCGATCAGACCGCGATGGCGACCCTGGACATCGAGCAGATGGTGCGCGAGATCCAGTCGGCGGTCTCCGCCGGCGTGATGGGCATGGACAAGTTCTCCGAAGAGGTGCGCCGCGGCACCGGCGACGTGCAGCGGGTCGGCGAGCAGCTCACCCAGGTGATCGACCACGTGCAGACCATGGTGCCGCGCTTCGATGCCGCCAACGAAGGCGTGCAGGCGCAGGCCGCCGGCGCCGAGCAGATCAACCTGGCCCTGAGCCAGCTCAGCGAAGCCGCGCAACAGACCGTCGACGCGCTGCGCCAGTCCAACCAGGCCATCGACGAACTGCACCAGGTCAGCGCCAGCCTGCGCGACGGGATTTCCAAGTTCAAGCTGCTGGCCTGA
- a CDS encoding chemotaxis protein CheW codes for MLFLVFQLDQDRYAIEARRVTAVLRMVAPKAIPQAPAAVAGVFDYAGEPVPLIDLSQLALGRPAQARLSTRVVLVPYADGAGRNRSLGLIAEHVIETVQRDPAEFAPSGVDSAGAAYLGPVAADAHGLLQWIQVERLLPASLRDLLFAAVGRESA; via the coding sequence GTGCTCTTTCTCGTCTTCCAGCTCGACCAGGACCGATACGCGATCGAAGCGCGGCGGGTGACTGCGGTGCTGCGGATGGTCGCGCCCAAAGCGATCCCGCAGGCGCCGGCGGCGGTCGCCGGCGTGTTCGACTACGCCGGCGAACCGGTGCCGCTGATCGACCTCAGCCAGTTGGCCCTGGGCCGGCCGGCGCAGGCGCGGCTCAGCACCCGGGTGGTGCTGGTGCCCTACGCCGACGGCGCGGGCCGCAACCGCAGCCTGGGCCTGATCGCCGAACACGTCATCGAGACCGTGCAGCGCGACCCGGCCGAGTTCGCGCCCAGCGGCGTCGACAGCGCCGGCGCGGCCTACCTCGGCCCGGTCGCGGCCGACGCGCACGGTCTGCTGCAGTGGATCCAGGTCGAACGCCTGTTGCCGGCGTCGCTGCGCGACCTGCTGTTCGCGGCGGTGGGCCGCGAGAGCGCATGA
- a CDS encoding protein-glutamate O-methyltransferase CheR, whose translation MKLAGFERWLKETMGLDASTIGPTIVDRALRERMAAVGSADLAGYWQALRASPLEQQELIEAVVVPETWFFRDREAFAALAQRFGPGGAGERAPERLRLLSLPCSTGEEPYTMAMAMLDAGLSGERLAIDAFDISERALAKARRAIYGNNSFRGSDLQYRERHFSPVPGGWQLGAAARERVGFRQGNVLDIGFLPGAAVYDAVFCRNLLIYFDPPTQARTVAVLDRLLRPDGLMFVGPAETGLMLSLGFVSAQLPMAFAFRKPGATDAATAGAAVAPARAVKPATAKPATAKPATAAPAPGKRASPPAATGPAATAPRPRTAPPTATAPAADASPLQTAQRAADDGRFDEAIAICQAQLRERGPSVEPLHLLGLVYGAIGQATRAEDSFRKALYLDPAHEETLMHLALLLDAKGDAAGARVLRSRAQRHRKHESRSGDRA comes from the coding sequence ATGAAACTCGCCGGCTTCGAGCGCTGGTTGAAGGAAACCATGGGGCTGGACGCCAGCACCATCGGCCCGACCATCGTCGACCGCGCCCTGCGCGAACGCATGGCCGCGGTCGGCAGCGCCGACCTGGCCGGCTACTGGCAGGCGCTGCGCGCCTCGCCGCTGGAACAGCAGGAGCTGATCGAGGCGGTGGTGGTGCCGGAGACCTGGTTCTTCCGCGACCGCGAAGCCTTCGCCGCGCTGGCCCAGCGCTTCGGTCCCGGCGGCGCCGGCGAACGCGCGCCCGAACGCTTGCGCTTGCTCAGTCTGCCCTGCTCCACCGGCGAAGAGCCCTACACCATGGCCATGGCGATGCTCGACGCCGGCCTGTCCGGCGAGCGCCTGGCGATCGACGCGTTCGACATCAGCGAACGCGCGCTGGCCAAGGCGCGCCGCGCGATCTACGGCAACAACTCGTTCCGCGGCAGCGACCTGCAGTACCGCGAACGCCACTTCAGCCCGGTGCCGGGCGGCTGGCAGCTCGGCGCGGCGGCGCGCGAGCGGGTCGGTTTCCGCCAAGGCAACGTGCTCGACATCGGCTTCCTGCCCGGCGCAGCGGTGTACGACGCGGTGTTCTGCCGCAATCTGCTGATCTACTTCGACCCGCCGACCCAGGCCCGCACCGTCGCCGTGCTCGACCGCCTGCTGCGGCCGGACGGGCTGATGTTCGTCGGCCCGGCCGAAACCGGGCTGATGCTGTCGCTGGGCTTCGTCTCGGCGCAGCTGCCGATGGCGTTCGCGTTCCGCAAACCCGGCGCGACCGATGCCGCGACGGCCGGGGCGGCCGTCGCGCCGGCGCGCGCGGTCAAGCCCGCAACGGCCAAGCCTGCGACGGCCAAGCCTGCGACGGCCGCGCCCGCTCCGGGCAAGCGCGCCAGCCCGCCCGCCGCGACCGGGCCGGCGGCTACCGCGCCGCGTCCGCGCACTGCGCCGCCTACCGCCACCGCGCCGGCCGCGGACGCATCGCCGTTGCAGACCGCCCAGCGCGCCGCCGACGATGGCCGCTTCGACGAAGCGATCGCGATCTGCCAGGCGCAGTTGCGCGAACGCGGGCCCTCGGTCGAACCCCTGCACCTGCTCGGCCTGGTGTACGGCGCGATCGGCCAGGCCACGCGCGCCGAGGACAGCTTCCGCAAGGCGCTCTACCTCGACCCCGCCCATGAGGAAACCCTGATGCACCTGGCCCTGCTGCTCGACGCCAAGGGCGATGCCGCCGGCGCGCGCGTGCTGCGCAGCCGCGCCCAGCGCCACCGCAAGCACGAATCGCGTAGCGGAGACCGCGCATGA
- a CDS encoding chemotaxis protein CheW, with protein MNPGDERGAIGSAVARLLERAPQAQDLCEATAEAAARHAGQAVLSGSAFLFRLGGEWLGLDSAVVDEVIEPRSVHSLPHRRDGLVRGLVNVRGRLTVCVALESLFQLDAARAQAPARRRLVVLAQHDQRLAFEADEVHGSHRYDPAECLPVPSTVAHSTSRFSTGVLQWSVPHRDGGAHAAAAAAGPVSRSVGLLDAELILSSINRRLG; from the coding sequence ATGAACCCGGGCGACGAACGCGGCGCCATCGGCTCGGCGGTCGCGCGCCTGCTCGAGCGCGCGCCGCAGGCGCAAGACCTGTGCGAGGCCACCGCCGAGGCCGCGGCGCGCCACGCCGGCCAGGCCGTGCTCAGCGGCTCGGCCTTCCTGTTCCGGCTCGGCGGCGAATGGCTGGGGCTGGACAGCGCGGTGGTCGACGAGGTGATCGAACCGCGCAGCGTGCACAGCCTGCCGCACCGCCGCGACGGCCTGGTGCGCGGACTGGTCAACGTGCGCGGCCGGCTGACCGTATGCGTGGCCCTGGAATCGCTGTTCCAGCTCGACGCGGCGCGCGCGCAGGCGCCTGCGCGCCGGCGCCTGGTGGTGTTGGCCCAGCACGACCAGCGCCTGGCCTTCGAGGCCGACGAAGTGCACGGCTCGCACCGCTACGATCCGGCCGAATGCCTGCCGGTGCCGTCGACGGTGGCCCATTCGACCTCGCGTTTCAGCACCGGCGTGCTCCAATGGAGCGTGCCGCATCGGGACGGCGGCGCCCACGCCGCGGCGGCCGCGGCCGGACCGGTCTCGCGCAGCGTCGGCCTGCTCGACGCCGAACTGATTTTGAGCAGCATCAACCGGCGGCTGGGATGA